One window of the Xiphophorus hellerii strain 12219 chromosome 15, Xiphophorus_hellerii-4.1, whole genome shotgun sequence genome contains the following:
- the LOC116734678 gene encoding alpha/beta-gliadin clone PW8142-like — protein sequence MVFLMARPAESIRPRPPPRPRPRPLLPSLPQTRPQGYPFYADFRLRGVGFQGDEDQQDQQDQQDQQDQQDQQDQQDQQDQQDQQDQRLLQLNFEQERLD from the exons ATGGTTTTCCTGATGGCCCGTCCTGCAGAGAGCATtcgtcctcgtcctcctccCCGTCCCCGTCCTCGTCCTCttcttccttctcttcctcAAACTCGTCCTCAAGGATACCCCTT CTATGCAGACTTCAGGTTGAGAGGAGTCGGTTTCCAAGGAGACGAGGACCAGCAGGACCAGCAGGACCAGCAGGACCAGCAGGACCAACAGGACCAACAGGACCAGCAGGACCAGCAGGACCAGCAGGACCAGCAGGACCAACGCCTGCTGCAATTAAACTTTGAACAAGAACGTCTTGATTAG